Proteins found in one Methylobacterium sp. CB376 genomic segment:
- a CDS encoding ShlB/FhaC/HecB family hemolysin secretion/activation protein translates to MMQDSTARGRAAVAGRAGPWPAMAIGALAAAAAGLVPARAQTASQITPPSFRPAPQARGAGLVIPEGAGPEAPPGAERVSVRLGAVAAEGTLPALEGATRALADRLAAGPVTLAQIFAAARDLEQAYAAEGYALVRVVLPAQALRDGGALRLVVIDGTLERIDTAALPPEIRDRVAALLAPLAGRRGLRLAEIERGLMLAGDTPGTVLRSTLAPGTAPGSSILVVEARYKPVTGMVGVDNTLSDALGRNPASLGLEMNSPTGHGEQLYLRAGGAAIPAGQASLFSPRPLNRSLAAGLILPLGGDGLTLNLEATDARTTAKPRPGNPAFTSDFSRYSARLRYPLIRARDLTLAAEASFDAQEERLTVIRPIEAPFSLDRLRVARASGDALWVLPTDGVLTARLTGSFGLDGLGARAAPLPGPGVVPLSRQGARPDFQKLEASLGLAQPLAEHLALDLRARAQTSFNQALPRAEQFGIASLSGLSSFDSGLFQGDEGYVLRGEVQFPFVASVPMPFRLPSLPAQLGTGFQEAESAAAGLVATPYGFGAFGLVRQQRPTSLERPMVRGASYGLGLRLAASPQASFTNLSASLEYGRSARSDRLPAEDRVTFSVTLQF, encoded by the coding sequence ATGATGCAGGATTCGACGGCGCGCGGGCGGGCAGCGGTCGCCGGTCGGGCCGGGCCGTGGCCGGCGATGGCGATCGGGGCGCTCGCGGCCGCGGCGGCGGGCCTCGTCCCGGCCCGCGCCCAGACCGCCTCGCAGATCACGCCGCCGTCCTTCCGCCCCGCCCCCCAGGCCCGCGGGGCGGGCCTCGTCATCCCGGAAGGGGCCGGGCCCGAGGCGCCGCCGGGCGCCGAGCGCGTCTCGGTCCGCCTCGGCGCCGTCGCGGCCGAGGGCACCCTGCCGGCCCTGGAGGGCGCCACCCGCGCCCTCGCCGACCGGCTCGCCGCCGGCCCCGTCACCCTGGCGCAGATCTTCGCGGCCGCCCGCGACCTCGAACAGGCCTACGCCGCCGAGGGATACGCCCTGGTGCGGGTGGTGCTGCCCGCCCAGGCGCTCCGCGACGGCGGCGCGCTGCGGCTCGTCGTGATCGACGGCACCCTGGAGCGGATCGACACCGCCGCCCTCCCGCCCGAGATCCGCGACCGCGTCGCCGCCCTCCTCGCCCCCCTGGCCGGGCGCCGCGGCCTGCGCCTCGCCGAGATCGAGCGCGGGCTGATGCTGGCCGGCGACACCCCCGGCACGGTGCTGCGCTCCACCCTCGCCCCCGGCACCGCCCCGGGCTCCAGCATCCTGGTGGTCGAGGCGCGCTACAAGCCCGTCACCGGGATGGTCGGCGTCGACAACACCCTCTCGGACGCGCTCGGGCGGAACCCGGCGAGCCTCGGCCTGGAGATGAACTCGCCCACCGGCCACGGCGAGCAGCTCTACCTGCGCGCCGGCGGCGCCGCGATCCCGGCCGGCCAGGCCAGCCTGTTCTCGCCGCGGCCGCTCAACCGGTCGCTGGCCGCCGGCCTGATCCTGCCCCTCGGCGGCGACGGCCTCACCCTCAACCTGGAGGCCACGGATGCGCGCACCACCGCCAAGCCGCGCCCCGGCAACCCGGCCTTCACCTCGGACTTCTCGCGCTACTCCGCGCGGCTGCGCTACCCGCTGATCCGCGCGCGCGACCTCACCCTCGCCGCCGAGGCGAGCTTCGACGCGCAGGAGGAGCGCCTCACGGTCATCCGGCCGATCGAGGCCCCGTTCAGCCTCGACCGGCTGCGGGTCGCCCGGGCGAGCGGCGACGCGCTCTGGGTCCTGCCCACGGACGGCGTCCTGACGGCGCGCCTGACCGGCTCCTTCGGCCTCGACGGGCTCGGCGCCCGGGCGGCGCCCCTGCCCGGGCCGGGCGTGGTGCCGCTCTCGCGCCAGGGCGCGCGGCCGGACTTCCAGAAGCTGGAGGCGAGCCTCGGCCTCGCGCAGCCCCTGGCCGAGCACCTCGCCCTCGACCTCAGGGCCCGGGCCCAGACCTCGTTCAACCAGGCCCTGCCGCGGGCCGAGCAATTCGGCATCGCCAGCCTGTCGGGCCTGTCCTCGTTCGATTCCGGCCTGTTCCAGGGCGACGAGGGCTACGTGCTGCGCGGGGAGGTGCAATTCCCCTTCGTGGCCTCGGTCCCGATGCCGTTCCGCCTGCCCTCGCTGCCGGCCCAGCTCGGCACGGGCTTCCAGGAGGCGGAGAGCGCCGCGGCGGGGCTGGTCGCGACGCCCTACGGCTTCGGGGCCTTCGGGCTGGTGCGCCAGCAGCGCCCGACCTCCCTGGAGCGGCCGATGGTGCGGGGCGCCTCCTACGGGCTGGGGCTCCGGCTCGCGGCCTCGCCGCAGGCGAGCTTCACCAACCTGAGCGCCAGCCTCGAATACGGCCGCTCCGCGCGCTCCGACCGGCTGCCCGCCGAGGACCGCGTCACCTTCAGCGTCACCCTGCAATTCTGA
- a CDS encoding HisA/HisF-related TIM barrel protein: MSGGAGASPIAGREPVAIIPVLDLRRGQVVRARAGERHAYAPIRTPLSASADPGAVAAGLLAAWPARRLYVADLDAIMEGAPPDRAALRAVAAAAPGVELWVDAGFAGEAAVAAFLEAGLGRPVLGSESQGDPDLVRRLGDAAILSLDSRDGAPLGPAALHEDPSLWPSEIIVMALGRVGSGAGPDLAGIAAVRARAPAARLYAAGGLRGPEDLAGLRAAGAAGILVASALHDGRLRPEHLS; encoded by the coding sequence ATGAGCGGGGGCGCGGGCGCAAGCCCGATCGCGGGCCGGGAGCCGGTCGCGATCATCCCGGTCCTCGACCTGCGGCGCGGGCAGGTGGTGCGGGCGCGGGCCGGCGAGCGCCACGCCTATGCGCCGATCCGCACGCCGCTGAGCGCGAGCGCGGATCCGGGCGCGGTGGCGGCCGGGCTCCTCGCCGCCTGGCCGGCGCGCCGGCTCTACGTGGCGGATCTCGACGCGATCATGGAGGGCGCGCCGCCCGACCGCGCGGCGCTGCGCGCCGTCGCGGCGGCCGCGCCCGGGGTGGAATTGTGGGTCGATGCCGGCTTCGCCGGCGAGGCGGCGGTCGCCGCCTTCCTGGAGGCGGGGCTCGGCCGGCCGGTGCTCGGCAGCGAGAGCCAGGGCGATCCGGACCTCGTGCGCCGCCTCGGCGACGCGGCGATCCTGTCCCTCGACAGTCGGGACGGCGCGCCGCTCGGCCCGGCCGCCCTGCACGAGGATCCGTCCCTGTGGCCGTCCGAGATCATCGTGATGGCGCTCGGGCGGGTCGGGAGCGGGGCGGGGCCGGACCTCGCCGGGATCGCGGCGGTGCGGGCGCGGGCGCCCGCGGCCCGGCTCTACGCCGCCGGGGGTCTGCGCGGCCCGGAGGATCTGGCGGGTCTGCGCGCGGCGGGCGCCGCCGGGATCCTGGTCGCGAGCGCGCTCCACGACGGCCGCCTGCGGCCGGAGCATCTCTCCTGA